From Luteolibacter arcticus, one genomic window encodes:
- the trmD gene encoding tRNA (guanosine(37)-N1)-methyltransferase TrmD, giving the protein MRIDILTLFPEIALAPLGESIIRRAQDAGLVEIRAHNIRDWSTDKHKRTDDTLCGGGQGMLMMPGPIFAAIEELRTPESKVILMTPQGKVFKQAIARELSEEKHLILLCGHYEGVDHRVIEALVDVELSIGDYVLTNGAIAAAVVTDAIVRLLPGALGDERSHQDESFSDPGLLEAPAYTRPIDFRGMKVPDVLISGHHAKIAAWKTERALERTRENRPDLLDQ; this is encoded by the coding sequence ATGCGCATCGACATCCTCACCCTCTTTCCCGAGATCGCCCTCGCCCCGCTCGGCGAGAGCATCATCCGCCGGGCGCAGGACGCCGGGCTAGTGGAGATCCGCGCCCACAACATCCGCGACTGGTCCACCGACAAGCACAAGCGCACCGACGACACCCTCTGCGGTGGCGGCCAAGGCATGCTGATGATGCCCGGCCCGATCTTCGCCGCGATCGAGGAACTGCGCACCCCGGAGTCGAAGGTTATCCTCATGACCCCGCAGGGAAAGGTCTTCAAGCAGGCCATCGCCCGCGAGCTGTCGGAGGAAAAGCACCTCATCCTGCTCTGCGGCCACTACGAGGGCGTCGATCATCGGGTAATCGAGGCGCTGGTCGACGTGGAACTATCGATCGGCGACTACGTCCTCACCAACGGTGCCATCGCCGCCGCGGTGGTGACGGACGCCATCGTGCGGCTGCTTCCGGGCGCACTCGGCGACGAGCGTTCGCATCAGGACGAATCGTTTTCCGATCCCGGTTTGTTAGAAGCGCCGGCCTACACCCGCCCGATCGATTTCCGCGGGATGAAGGTGCCGGACGTGCTGATCTCCGGCCACCACGCAAAAATCGCGGCTTGGAAAACGGAGAGGGCGCTCGAGCGCACGCGAGAGAACCGGCCGGACCTGTTGGACCAGTGA
- a CDS encoding zinc ribbon domain-containing protein, protein MEPTDSPELPEEDSLPIELPKKRMPPPLPDRRGVAAEVRSLERHVCPECGGKGEWDPGKKELVCPYCGTHFPNIGPPPMAGAIVEHDLDEAIARLGDKAINVDTATRRVQCNNCHAVLVRSAETVAQHCDFCGSPELLDYKDIHSPILPESLLPAAISKEKAYHALKAFLAARWFAPNDLKRRNLIDRINRVYLPYWTFDSNAECPWTAESGTYYYVTVQSRDSEGRTVTRQERRTKWRPASGHVSTWFDDIVISGSRGLDTELLQKLEPFPTKDLVPYETRYVSGWQVEHYQVPLLDGARLGFGTMEGILREMCGREVPGDTYRNLQIYPEFSDKTFKHILVPIWLLAYQYRGKTWQGAVNAVTGTAHARFPLSAWKIAFVTLLAIAVIALIAFLANSR, encoded by the coding sequence ATGGAGCCCACCGACTCACCGGAGCTGCCGGAGGAAGACAGCCTGCCGATCGAGCTGCCAAAGAAGCGCATGCCGCCCCCGCTGCCCGACCGGCGCGGGGTCGCGGCGGAGGTGCGTTCGCTCGAACGACACGTCTGCCCGGAATGTGGCGGCAAGGGAGAGTGGGATCCCGGCAAGAAAGAGCTCGTCTGCCCTTATTGCGGCACCCATTTCCCGAATATCGGCCCGCCGCCGATGGCCGGAGCGATCGTCGAGCATGACCTCGATGAAGCCATTGCGCGCCTCGGCGACAAGGCCATCAACGTGGACACCGCCACCCGCCGCGTGCAGTGCAACAACTGCCACGCCGTTCTCGTCCGCAGCGCCGAAACCGTCGCCCAGCACTGCGACTTCTGCGGCTCGCCCGAACTGCTCGACTACAAGGACATCCACAGCCCCATCCTGCCGGAGTCGCTGCTGCCCGCCGCGATTTCGAAAGAGAAGGCTTACCATGCGCTCAAGGCCTTCCTGGCCGCGCGCTGGTTCGCCCCGAACGACCTCAAGCGTCGCAACCTGATCGACCGCATCAACCGGGTCTATCTGCCCTACTGGACCTTCGACTCCAATGCCGAGTGCCCGTGGACCGCGGAGAGCGGCACCTACTACTACGTCACCGTCCAGAGCCGCGATTCCGAAGGCCGCACCGTGACCCGCCAGGAGCGCCGCACCAAATGGCGACCGGCAAGCGGCCACGTTTCCACGTGGTTCGACGACATCGTCATCTCTGGCTCGCGCGGACTCGATACCGAGCTCCTCCAGAAGCTGGAGCCGTTTCCTACGAAGGATCTCGTGCCTTACGAGACCCGCTACGTCTCCGGCTGGCAGGTCGAGCACTACCAGGTCCCGCTGCTGGATGGCGCCCGCCTCGGCTTCGGCACCATGGAAGGCATCCTGCGGGAAATGTGCGGCCGCGAGGTGCCCGGTGACACCTATCGGAATCTCCAGATCTACCCCGAGTTTTCCGACAAGACCTTCAAGCACATCCTCGTCCCCATCTGGCTGCTCGCCTACCAGTATCGCGGCAAGACCTGGCAGGGAGCGGTCAACGCCGTCACCGGCACCGCCCACGCCCGCTTCCCGCTAAGCGCGTGGAAGATCGCGTTCGTGACCTTGCTTGCGATCGCCGTCATCGCGCTGATCGCGTTCCTGGCCAACTCGAGGTAG
- a CDS encoding SPFH and helix-turn-helix domain-containing protein, whose amino-acid sequence MGLMDFIKGELLEIIEWQDDSRDTIAWRYPDDDKAIKNGAQLIVRESQVAQFLYLGQFGDTFGPGKHTLTTDNIPVLTRIKGWKYGFQSPFKADVYFVNTRLFTGNKWGTANPIMLRDADLGVVRARAYGTYDFRVVNVQTFLKEVAGSDHDFRVDEFADTMRSRIVSIFSDALANAHVPVFDVATRYTELGDALMPLINPVISAKYGIEVASFVVENVSVPPEVEEAIDKRSAMSAIGNLNDYVKYQMAQGMAAGGGGGAAGTASELAVGFAVAKELMQQGGLTGGAPPPLPGAAPAAAAAPANPDVLDPATVARMLGVSEADVMAEIESGALVAKKIGSSYRVTRTALDTFLAH is encoded by the coding sequence ATGGGACTCATGGACTTCATCAAAGGCGAGCTGCTCGAGATCATCGAGTGGCAGGACGACTCACGGGACACCATCGCCTGGCGCTACCCGGATGACGACAAGGCGATCAAGAACGGCGCCCAGCTTATTGTTAGGGAAAGCCAGGTCGCCCAGTTCCTCTATCTCGGCCAGTTCGGCGACACCTTCGGCCCCGGCAAGCACACGCTGACCACCGACAACATCCCGGTGCTGACCCGCATCAAGGGCTGGAAGTACGGCTTCCAGTCGCCCTTCAAGGCCGACGTCTATTTCGTCAACACCCGCCTCTTCACCGGCAACAAGTGGGGCACCGCCAATCCCATCATGCTGCGCGATGCCGACCTCGGCGTCGTCCGCGCCCGCGCCTACGGCACCTATGACTTCAGGGTGGTGAATGTGCAGACCTTCCTGAAGGAGGTCGCCGGCTCCGACCACGACTTCCGCGTGGATGAATTCGCCGACACGATGCGCTCGCGCATCGTCAGCATCTTCTCCGACGCGCTGGCGAATGCCCACGTCCCGGTCTTCGACGTGGCGACCCGCTACACCGAGCTCGGCGATGCGCTGATGCCGCTGATCAACCCGGTTATCTCCGCGAAGTACGGCATCGAGGTCGCCTCGTTCGTCGTCGAAAACGTCAGCGTTCCGCCGGAAGTCGAGGAGGCGATCGACAAGCGCTCCGCGATGTCCGCCATCGGCAATCTCAACGATTACGTGAAATACCAGATGGCGCAGGGCATGGCGGCCGGTGGTGGCGGGGGCGCGGCCGGCACCGCCAGCGAACTGGCGGTCGGTTTCGCCGTCGCCAAGGAACTCATGCAACAAGGCGGGCTCACCGGTGGCGCACCGCCGCCGCTGCCCGGTGCGGCTCCCGCTGCCGCCGCCGCTCCGGCAAATCCCGACGTGCTCGATCCCGCCACCGTCGCCCGCATGCTCGGCGTGTCCGAGGCCGACGTGATGGCCGAGATCGAGTCCGGCGCCTTGGTCGCGAAGAAGATCGGCTCCAGCTACCGCGTCACCCGCACCGCGCTCGATACCTTCCTCGCCCACTAA
- the ilvC gene encoding ketol-acid reductoisomerase translates to MAAKIYTNKDASLAPLKKKTLAVIGFGSQGHAHALNLKDSGCKVVIGLYKKSKSREVAKKLGFEVMDTAEAVKAADVIFVAVPDTVIPGVYEKDIAPNLTAGKTILFSHGFAVLFGGLKLPKDIDVILVAPKGPGHTVRSQFVAGKGVPGLIAIHQDASGKAKDKALAWARGVGCTRAGVFETNFREETVTDLFGEQCVLCGGASALVKAGFEVLVEAGYQPEMAYFECLHELKLIVDLMNEQGLAGMRFSVSETAEWGDVSVGPKIIDASVKKRMQKQLKDIESGKFAKDWIQEYKDGYPRFNKIRKEEANHPIEKTGEKLRATMSWLKAKKLKKGATQASLISSSN, encoded by the coding sequence ATGGCCGCGAAGATCTACACGAACAAGGACGCGTCGCTCGCTCCGCTTAAGAAGAAGACCCTGGCCGTCATCGGCTTCGGTTCCCAGGGCCACGCCCATGCCCTCAACCTCAAGGACAGCGGCTGCAAGGTCGTCATCGGCCTCTACAAGAAGTCCAAGTCCCGCGAAGTCGCCAAGAAGCTCGGCTTCGAAGTGATGGACACCGCCGAGGCCGTGAAGGCCGCCGACGTGATCTTCGTCGCCGTCCCGGACACCGTCATCCCCGGCGTTTACGAGAAGGACATCGCGCCGAACCTCACCGCGGGAAAGACCATCCTCTTCTCGCACGGCTTCGCCGTCCTCTTCGGTGGCCTCAAGCTGCCAAAGGACATCGACGTCATCCTCGTCGCGCCGAAGGGCCCGGGCCACACCGTCCGCTCCCAGTTCGTCGCCGGCAAGGGCGTCCCCGGCCTGATCGCCATCCATCAAGATGCTTCCGGCAAGGCCAAGGACAAGGCCCTCGCCTGGGCCCGTGGCGTCGGCTGCACCCGCGCCGGTGTCTTTGAAACCAACTTCCGCGAGGAAACCGTGACCGACCTCTTCGGCGAGCAGTGCGTCCTTTGCGGCGGCGCTTCCGCCCTCGTGAAGGCGGGCTTCGAAGTCCTCGTCGAAGCCGGCTACCAGCCGGAGATGGCCTACTTCGAGTGCCTCCATGAGCTGAAGCTCATCGTCGACCTGATGAATGAGCAGGGCCTCGCCGGCATGCGCTTCTCGGTCTCCGAAACCGCCGAGTGGGGCGATGTCTCCGTCGGACCGAAGATCATCGACGCCTCCGTCAAGAAGCGGATGCAGAAGCAGCTCAAGGACATCGAATCCGGCAAGTTCGCCAAGGATTGGATCCAAGAGTACAAGGACGGCTATCCACGCTTCAACAAGATCCGCAAGGAGGAAGCCAATCACCCGATCGAGAAGACCGGTGAAAAGCTCCGCGCCACCATGAGCTGGCTGAAGGCCAAGAAGCTCAAGAAGGGCGCCACCCAGGCCAGCCTGATCTCGTCCTCGAACTAA
- a CDS encoding thioredoxin family protein yields MTRILSIFACLLLPLSAATWTSDFDAALKEAKASEKAVLIDFTGSDWCAWCIKLRQEVFDQPEFEAGAKDKFIFVELDYPKDKSRVTEAVGKQNAELLKRYPIKGYPTILLCDGEGRPFAATAYQEGGPGKYLPHLDELLAKRTARDKAFAEADKKEGVEKAKLLIAALEGLQLDPPIVAVNYPQVAEQIKKADPNDETGFAKNQAAEGRFADFMAKLGESRQSKNLDGEIKAAEAALADPKITGELRQQVYGHHAASFAYAEKFDEAIVVLNRAIADEPDGTRTVELQNFRSLLERLKAGLPAEALPSKGE; encoded by the coding sequence GTGACCCGCATCCTTTCCATCTTTGCCTGTTTGCTGCTGCCTCTATCCGCCGCCACGTGGACCAGTGACTTCGACGCCGCGCTGAAGGAGGCCAAGGCTTCCGAGAAGGCCGTGCTCATTGATTTCACCGGCTCCGATTGGTGCGCGTGGTGCATCAAGCTGAGGCAGGAGGTCTTCGATCAACCGGAGTTCGAAGCCGGGGCGAAGGACAAGTTCATCTTCGTGGAGCTCGATTACCCGAAGGACAAGTCGCGGGTCACCGAGGCTGTCGGCAAACAGAACGCGGAGCTCTTGAAGCGCTACCCGATCAAGGGCTACCCAACGATTTTGCTCTGCGATGGGGAAGGCCGGCCCTTCGCCGCCACCGCGTATCAGGAGGGCGGACCGGGGAAATACCTGCCCCATCTCGACGAGCTGCTGGCGAAGCGCACCGCGCGGGACAAGGCCTTCGCCGAGGCCGATAAGAAGGAGGGCGTGGAAAAGGCGAAGCTCTTGATCGCCGCGTTGGAAGGCTTGCAGCTCGATCCGCCGATCGTTGCCGTGAACTACCCGCAGGTCGCGGAGCAGATCAAGAAAGCCGACCCGAATGACGAGACCGGCTTTGCCAAGAATCAGGCGGCCGAGGGGCGCTTCGCGGACTTCATGGCGAAGCTCGGGGAAAGCCGTCAGTCTAAGAATCTGGATGGAGAGATCAAGGCCGCCGAAGCCGCGCTCGCCGATCCGAAGATCACCGGCGAACTCCGCCAGCAGGTCTATGGGCATCACGCCGCCTCATTCGCTTACGCGGAGAAGTTTGATGAGGCGATTGTGGTGCTGAACCGGGCGATCGCCGACGAGCCCGACGGCACGCGCACGGTGGAGCTTCAGAACTTCCGCAGCCTGCTGGAGCGGCTGAAGGCGGGCCTGCCTGCGGAAGCTTTGCCGTCGAAAGGCGAGTGA
- a CDS encoding TetR/AcrR family transcriptional regulator produces MGRKSDAKQRLLDAALDLIWENSYGVVTIDAICEKAGVKKGSFYYFFESKAELAVAALEEEWQTEIKPKFDGMFSVSNPPLERIRLMFQSCVDCQEEIQKEYGQILGCPCFSLGSEICTQNEPIRAKVQETLCRLVRYLESAIRDAQADGLIAPGDPLVKAKSVYALYEGSLAQARIANDLEPLRLMQDSVMDLLGATAEARLG; encoded by the coding sequence GTGGGACGCAAAAGTGACGCCAAGCAACGACTGCTCGATGCTGCTCTCGATCTGATCTGGGAGAATAGCTACGGGGTCGTGACGATTGACGCCATCTGCGAAAAGGCCGGGGTCAAGAAGGGTAGCTTCTACTACTTCTTCGAATCCAAGGCCGAACTGGCCGTCGCGGCGCTCGAAGAGGAGTGGCAGACGGAGATCAAGCCGAAGTTCGACGGGATGTTCTCGGTTTCGAATCCGCCGCTGGAGCGGATCCGCCTTATGTTCCAGTCCTGCGTCGATTGTCAGGAAGAGATCCAGAAGGAATACGGTCAGATCCTTGGATGTCCTTGTTTCTCATTGGGTTCCGAGATCTGCACGCAAAACGAACCGATCCGCGCCAAGGTTCAGGAAACGCTTTGCCGGTTGGTTCGCTACTTGGAATCAGCCATCCGCGATGCCCAGGCCGACGGGCTGATCGCTCCCGGCGATCCTCTGGTGAAAGCCAAATCGGTCTATGCCCTTTACGAGGGCAGCCTCGCCCAAGCACGCATTGCCAATGACCTCGAACCGCTCCGCCTGATGCAGGATTCCGTCATGGACCTGCTCGGCGCGACCGCTGAAGCCCGTCTGGGCTAA
- a CDS encoding SDR family NAD(P)-dependent oxidoreductase, producing the protein MSTNKLAGKVAIVTGASKGIGASIAKHLAAEGASVVVNYASSREAGEKVAAEIQAAGGKAVALHGDLSKQEDVSRFFGEVKQQFSTVDILVNNAGVYQFAPLEQIDAAHFHWHFDLNVLGLLLATKEAVALFPESGGNVINISSVVSTGAFPGAAVYSATKGAVDAITRSLAAELGPRGIRVNAINPGMVETEGTHASGISGSDLQKQVEAVTPLGRIGQPQDIATAAVFLASADSSWITGQTFQIAGGYRA; encoded by the coding sequence ATGAGCACGAACAAACTCGCAGGAAAAGTCGCCATTGTCACCGGAGCCTCCAAGGGCATCGGAGCCTCCATCGCCAAGCACCTCGCCGCCGAAGGTGCGTCTGTCGTGGTGAACTACGCCTCCAGCCGTGAGGCTGGAGAAAAGGTCGCCGCTGAAATCCAGGCCGCGGGCGGAAAAGCCGTCGCGCTGCACGGTGACCTTTCCAAGCAGGAAGACGTCTCGCGCTTCTTCGGCGAGGTGAAGCAGCAATTCAGCACCGTCGACATCCTCGTCAACAACGCCGGCGTCTATCAATTCGCCCCGCTCGAACAAATCGATGCCGCGCACTTCCACTGGCACTTCGACCTGAACGTGCTCGGCCTGCTGCTCGCCACCAAGGAAGCGGTCGCGCTGTTCCCGGAAAGCGGCGGCAACGTGATCAATATCAGCTCGGTGGTTTCCACCGGTGCCTTCCCTGGAGCCGCGGTCTATAGCGCGACCAAGGGAGCCGTGGATGCGATCACCCGTTCGCTCGCCGCCGAACTCGGCCCGCGCGGCATCCGCGTGAATGCCATCAATCCGGGGATGGTGGAAACCGAAGGCACCCACGCGTCGGGCATCTCCGGCAGCGACTTGCAGAAACAGGTCGAAGCCGTCACTCCGCTCGGCCGCATCGGCCAGCCGCAGGATATTGCGACCGCCGCTGTCTTTTTGGCGTCCGCCGATTCGTCATGGATTACCGGACAGACTTTTCAAATCGCGGGCGGATACCGGGCATGA
- a CDS encoding efflux RND transporter periplasmic adaptor subunit: MNVPDRDEIAISEVPEPRSRFHTRLALMLVGIGAVAAGIHYAPSALAAETKQEAPAMAPAKVTVATVEQQTLAEHRELIGRVDARETVEIRPRVPGPIDDVRFNAGSVVEKGDILFVIDPRHYRAQVDLAAAAVERAKVRLGIAESEAKRTGNLLAARAVSVEESDTRNSRLAEARTDVAAAEASLATAKLDLEHTEVRSPIRGKISRALVTAGNLVSSENLLGTVVSTGDVFVYADVDENTALTFDRLRREKKMGEGKLMVEMQVGDQKDYPHKGFIESADNRVDPATGTLVYRMIFPNEDESLVPGLYARVRLPVSAPAPALLVSERSIGTNQSQKFVLTVTADNTVAYRTVKLGPVLEGKRVIREGIEPGDRVIVNGLQRVTAGMIVDPAVAVN; this comes from the coding sequence ATGAATGTTCCTGATCGTGATGAAATCGCGATTTCCGAGGTGCCTGAGCCCCGGTCACGCTTCCACACCCGCCTGGCGCTGATGCTCGTAGGCATCGGCGCGGTCGCTGCGGGAATCCACTATGCGCCCTCAGCCCTTGCGGCCGAGACGAAGCAAGAGGCTCCCGCGATGGCCCCGGCGAAAGTCACCGTCGCGACGGTCGAGCAACAGACGCTCGCCGAGCACCGCGAGCTGATCGGCCGCGTCGATGCGCGGGAAACCGTCGAGATTCGTCCCCGGGTCCCGGGCCCCATCGATGACGTCCGTTTTAACGCCGGCAGCGTGGTGGAAAAGGGCGACATCCTGTTCGTGATCGATCCCCGCCATTATCGCGCCCAAGTGGACCTTGCCGCGGCCGCCGTCGAGCGCGCCAAGGTCCGCCTGGGGATCGCGGAGAGCGAGGCGAAGCGCACCGGCAACCTGCTCGCCGCCCGCGCCGTCTCGGTGGAGGAGTCGGACACGCGCAACTCCCGCCTTGCGGAGGCCCGCACCGACGTCGCCGCCGCAGAGGCCAGCCTGGCGACCGCGAAGCTCGATCTCGAGCACACGGAAGTCCGCTCGCCGATCCGCGGCAAAATCAGCCGCGCGCTGGTCACCGCCGGGAACCTCGTTTCCAGCGAGAACCTGCTGGGCACCGTGGTCTCCACCGGTGACGTCTTCGTTTACGCCGACGTCGATGAGAACACCGCGCTGACCTTCGATCGCCTGCGTCGCGAAAAGAAGATGGGCGAGGGCAAGCTCATGGTGGAAATGCAGGTCGGCGATCAGAAGGATTACCCGCACAAGGGCTTCATCGAGTCCGCCGACAATCGCGTCGACCCCGCCACCGGCACGTTGGTCTATCGCATGATCTTCCCGAATGAAGACGAGTCGTTGGTCCCCGGCCTCTACGCTCGCGTCCGCCTGCCGGTCAGTGCTCCGGCGCCGGCCTTGCTGGTGAGCGAGCGCTCGATCGGCACGAACCAGAGTCAGAAATTTGTGCTCACCGTGACCGCAGACAACACTGTCGCCTACCGCACGGTGAAGCTCGGCCCGGTGCTGGAAGGCAAGCGCGTGATCCGCGAGGGCATCGAGCCCGGCGATCGGGTCATCGTGAATGGCCTGCAGCGCGTCACCGCCGGCATGATCGTCGATCCCGCGGTCGCAGTGAACTGA
- a CDS encoding efflux RND transporter permease subunit produces the protein MNFSDFFIKRPIFAGVLSIVIFLVGAIALWKLPVSEYPEVIPPTVVVRASYPGANPQTIAETVSTPLEQAINGVENSIYMYSQATSDGVMTLTVTFKLGTDPDLAQVQVQNRVAQALPKLPEEVRRLGVTTIKSSPDLTMVVHLLSPDGRYDDIYVRNYATLQVRDVIARLPGVGQVQLFGSGDYAMRVWLDPNKIAARGMTAGDVVNAIREQNVQVASGAVGQQPTPQASDTELLVNTKGRLVSEEEFGDIVLKVGAHGERTLLKDVARIELGASEYALRSLLSNQTAVAIPIFQLPGSNSIALSNAVRAKMEELKADFPDGLDYKIAYDPTVFVRHSIKAVVHTLLEAIVLVVLVVILFLQTWRASIIPLVAVPVSLVGTFAVMLALGFSINALSLFGLVLAIGIVVDDAIVVVENVERNIALGYSPLEATKRAMREVTGPIIATALVLSAVFIPTAFITGLSGQFYKQFAITIAISTVISAFNSLTLSPALSALLLRDHHAPKDRLTRIMDGAFGWIFRPFNRFFEWSSNKYASSVQRLVRRGAIALVVYAGLVFMTWSMFKKVPSGFVPAQDKQYLVAFAQLPEGASLERTDEIVRKMGEIMLKHPGVQDSIAFPGLSINGFTNSPNSGIAFVGLKSFDERKGPGLSGKEIAAQLQAEFANIQGAFVAVFPPPPVNGLGTTGGFKLYIEDRSGAGYDELYAATQALVAKANATPGLEGMFSGFTVNTPQLQADVDRFKAKQQGIPLGNIFEAMQVNLGSLYVNDFNRFGRTYQVVAQADAEFRSDADDIAKLRTRNDKGQMVPLSSVVNVKETYGTDRAMRYNGFPAADLTGGPALGFSSGQAEALMEKVAAETLPKGMALDWTDLTYQKIIAGNTGIYIFPLCILLVFLVLAAQYESFRLPFAVLLIVPMALLSAMVGVWWTDGDNNIFTQIGLIVLIGLAAKNAILIVEFAVHLREQGKSVVESAVEAARLRLRPILMTSIAFIAGVYPLVAATGAGAEMRHAMGVAVFSGMIGVTVFGLLLTPVFYVVLAKIGAKKDA, from the coding sequence ATGAACTTCTCCGATTTCTTCATCAAGCGCCCGATCTTTGCCGGCGTGCTATCCATCGTCATCTTCCTCGTCGGCGCGATCGCGCTGTGGAAGCTACCCGTCAGCGAATATCCCGAGGTCATTCCGCCCACGGTGGTGGTGCGCGCCTCGTATCCCGGTGCGAATCCGCAGACCATTGCGGAGACCGTATCCACGCCGCTCGAGCAAGCGATCAATGGAGTGGAAAACTCCATCTACATGTATTCGCAGGCGACCAGCGACGGGGTCATGACCCTCACGGTCACCTTCAAGCTCGGCACCGATCCCGACCTTGCACAGGTGCAGGTGCAGAACCGCGTCGCGCAGGCGCTGCCCAAGCTGCCGGAGGAAGTGCGCCGCCTCGGCGTGACCACGATCAAGAGCTCGCCGGACCTCACGATGGTGGTGCACCTGCTGTCGCCCGATGGCCGCTACGATGACATCTACGTCCGCAACTACGCCACGCTGCAGGTGCGCGATGTGATCGCCCGCTTGCCCGGCGTCGGCCAGGTGCAGCTCTTCGGCTCCGGCGACTATGCGATGCGCGTCTGGCTCGATCCGAACAAGATCGCGGCGCGCGGCATGACAGCGGGGGACGTGGTGAATGCCATACGAGAGCAGAACGTGCAGGTCGCTTCCGGAGCGGTCGGACAGCAACCGACTCCGCAAGCCTCCGACACCGAGCTGCTCGTCAATACCAAGGGTCGCTTGGTATCGGAGGAGGAGTTCGGCGATATCGTGCTGAAGGTCGGCGCGCATGGCGAACGCACGCTTTTGAAAGACGTCGCACGCATTGAGCTCGGCGCATCCGAATACGCGTTGCGCTCGTTGCTCAGCAACCAAACCGCCGTCGCCATCCCGATCTTCCAGCTTCCCGGTTCGAATTCGATCGCGCTGTCGAACGCCGTGCGCGCCAAGATGGAAGAGCTGAAGGCCGACTTCCCCGACGGGCTCGACTACAAGATCGCTTATGACCCCACCGTCTTTGTCCGCCACTCGATCAAGGCGGTGGTGCACACTCTGTTAGAGGCAATCGTCCTGGTGGTGCTGGTGGTGATCCTCTTCCTCCAGACCTGGCGGGCCTCGATCATCCCGCTAGTCGCGGTGCCGGTCTCGCTGGTCGGCACCTTCGCGGTGATGCTTGCACTCGGGTTCTCGATCAATGCGCTCTCGCTCTTCGGGCTGGTGCTTGCCATCGGCATTGTCGTCGATGACGCGATCGTCGTGGTGGAAAACGTGGAGCGGAACATCGCGCTCGGGTACTCACCGTTGGAGGCGACGAAACGAGCGATGCGAGAGGTGACGGGGCCGATCATCGCGACGGCGCTGGTGCTGTCCGCGGTGTTCATTCCCACCGCGTTCATCACCGGCCTGAGCGGCCAGTTCTACAAGCAGTTCGCCATCACCATCGCGATCTCCACCGTCATCTCGGCGTTCAATTCGCTCACGCTTTCCCCGGCACTCAGCGCCTTGCTGCTGCGCGACCACCATGCGCCGAAGGATCGCCTGACGCGGATCATGGACGGTGCCTTCGGATGGATCTTCCGCCCCTTCAACCGCTTCTTCGAGTGGTCGTCTAACAAGTATGCGAGTTCCGTCCAACGGCTGGTCCGCCGCGGTGCCATCGCGCTGGTGGTTTATGCCGGTCTGGTCTTCATGACCTGGAGCATGTTCAAGAAGGTGCCGTCCGGGTTCGTGCCGGCGCAGGACAAGCAGTACCTGGTCGCCTTCGCCCAGCTACCTGAAGGAGCCTCACTGGAGCGCACCGATGAGATCGTGCGGAAGATGGGCGAGATCATGCTGAAGCATCCCGGCGTCCAGGACTCGATTGCCTTCCCAGGCCTTTCGATCAACGGCTTCACCAACAGCCCGAACTCCGGAATCGCCTTCGTCGGCCTCAAGTCCTTCGACGAGCGCAAGGGCCCCGGCCTCTCGGGGAAAGAGATCGCCGCCCAGCTCCAGGCTGAGTTCGCGAATATCCAGGGCGCCTTCGTTGCCGTCTTCCCGCCGCCGCCGGTCAATGGCCTCGGCACCACGGGTGGCTTCAAGCTCTACATCGAGGACCGCAGCGGCGCGGGCTATGATGAGCTCTACGCCGCGACCCAGGCATTGGTCGCGAAGGCCAATGCGACGCCCGGTCTTGAAGGCATGTTCTCCGGCTTCACGGTGAATACGCCGCAGCTCCAGGCCGATGTGGATCGGTTCAAGGCCAAGCAGCAGGGGATTCCGCTGGGGAATATCTTCGAGGCGATGCAGGTGAATCTTGGCTCGCTCTACGTGAACGACTTCAACCGCTTCGGACGCACCTATCAGGTCGTGGCCCAGGCCGACGCCGAGTTCCGGAGTGACGCCGATGACATCGCCAAGCTGCGCACCCGCAACGACAAGGGCCAGATGGTCCCGCTCAGCTCCGTCGTCAACGTAAAGGAAACCTACGGCACCGACCGCGCCATGCGATACAACGGCTTTCCTGCGGCGGACCTGACCGGCGGACCGGCCCTCGGCTTCAGCTCCGGACAGGCGGAGGCGCTGATGGAAAAGGTGGCCGCCGAAACCTTGCCGAAGGGCATGGCGCTCGATTGGACCGACCTGACCTATCAGAAGATCATTGCGGGCAATACCGGCATCTACATTTTCCCGCTGTGTATCCTGCTGGTGTTCCTGGTACTAGCCGCGCAGTACGAAAGCTTCCGACTGCCCTTCGCGGTGCTGCTGATCGTGCCGATGGCGCTGTTGTCCGCGATGGTCGGCGTGTGGTGGACCGATGGTGACAACAACATCTTCACCCAGATCGGCCTGATCGTGTTGATTGGTTTGGCGGCGAAGAATGCGATCCTGATCGTCGAGTTCGCCGTGCATTTGCGCGAGCAAGGGAAGAGCGTGGTCGAATCCGCGGTGGAAGCCGCGCGGTTGCGCTTGCGGCCAATCCTGATGACCTCGATCGCCTTTATCGCCGGTGTGTATCCGCTCGTCGCCGCGACCGGTGCCGGTGCGGAGATGCGCCACGCGATGGGTGTCGCGGTATTCTCCGGGATGATCGGTGTGACCGTCTTCGGCCTGCTGCTCACGCCGGTGTTCTATGTCGTGCTCGCGAAGATCGGCGCGAAGAAGGACGCATGA